Proteins found in one Paenibacillus borealis genomic segment:
- a CDS encoding extracellular solute-binding protein, which produces MGMKHKPKKMVLLLLGLMLTFSAAGCSSNNNAANGNTATEKPATEATEAPATNATETTAPAATGDEPGWMSDTSPITFDWYLNFAWFANKWGVDPTSQYVTKKTGVNVNFIVPAGNENEKLNTMIASGKLPDFITLGFWEDAIKKMVEGEMVLPLNKLAEEYDPYFFKVSDKDKLGWYTQPDGNVYGYPNSSSSPADYEKYGDTYVSNQTFVVRKDIYEAIGSPDMRTPEGFLAALKAAQEKFPEVNGQPLIPLGLHEFTENGNDSLEGYIQNFLAIPWEKDGKVYDRETDPEYVRWMKTLRQANQDGLLAKDIFIDKRAQMEEKIVQGRYFAMLYQRTDFASQLGTISQKNPDQVYIAVDGPANTKLDPPTLNGPGISGWTVTLISKDVKDKERAIKFLSYLNSEEGQKDLYLGEKGVSYDTIDGKDQFLPEALTLANTDRAAFDKKYGSSFTFWMMQNTNITDQWKPESVEPYKQLEDWTKGKSINTSEFQLIDPSGNSPEGIIATKLKQLRGKTMPKLLMAESDAEFDKIWTDYNAKKEKDGQATFDAYRQTKYEENKKKLGM; this is translated from the coding sequence ATGGGCATGAAACATAAGCCAAAGAAAATGGTCTTACTGCTCTTGGGACTAATGTTGACATTCTCGGCTGCGGGCTGTTCAAGCAATAATAATGCCGCAAACGGAAATACAGCGACGGAGAAGCCGGCTACGGAAGCTACAGAGGCACCGGCAACCAATGCAACAGAAACTACAGCTCCGGCAGCAACAGGCGATGAGCCAGGCTGGATGAGCGACACTTCACCAATCACCTTCGACTGGTATCTGAACTTTGCCTGGTTTGCCAACAAATGGGGCGTAGATCCAACTTCGCAATATGTTACGAAAAAGACCGGTGTAAACGTTAACTTTATCGTTCCTGCCGGAAATGAGAACGAAAAGCTGAACACAATGATCGCTTCCGGTAAGCTGCCGGACTTCATCACTCTCGGCTTCTGGGAAGATGCCATCAAGAAAATGGTTGAAGGCGAAATGGTTCTTCCGCTGAATAAGCTGGCTGAAGAATATGACCCTTACTTCTTCAAGGTATCTGATAAAGATAAGCTGGGCTGGTACACACAACCAGACGGCAACGTATACGGCTATCCTAACTCTTCCTCATCTCCTGCCGATTACGAGAAATATGGTGATACTTATGTATCCAACCAGACTTTCGTAGTACGTAAAGATATTTATGAAGCCATTGGCAGCCCTGATATGCGTACGCCTGAAGGATTCCTGGCTGCGCTGAAAGCTGCACAGGAGAAATTCCCTGAAGTGAACGGCCAGCCGCTGATTCCGCTCGGCTTGCATGAATTCACCGAGAACGGCAATGACTCGCTGGAAGGCTACATTCAGAACTTCTTGGCTATCCCTTGGGAAAAAGACGGCAAGGTGTATGACCGTGAAACTGATCCTGAATACGTGCGCTGGATGAAGACACTCCGTCAAGCTAACCAGGATGGACTCTTGGCAAAAGATATCTTCATCGACAAGCGTGCACAAATGGAAGAAAAGATTGTGCAAGGACGCTATTTCGCAATGCTGTACCAACGTACTGACTTTGCTTCCCAGCTCGGAACGATTTCCCAGAAAAATCCTGACCAGGTCTACATTGCTGTAGACGGCCCAGCCAATACCAAGCTGGATCCGCCTACCCTGAACGGCCCTGGGATCTCCGGCTGGACGGTTACCCTGATCTCCAAGGATGTTAAGGATAAAGAACGTGCAATTAAATTCCTCAGCTATCTGAACAGTGAAGAAGGCCAAAAGGATCTTTATCTGGGCGAAAAAGGGGTCAGCTATGATACAATTGATGGCAAAGACCAATTCCTGCCTGAAGCACTCACTTTGGCGAACACAGACCGTGCAGCATTCGATAAGAAATATGGATCTTCATTCACCTTCTGGATGATGCAGAATACGAATATTACCGACCAGTGGAAACCAGAATCTGTTGAGCCGTATAAACAACTGGAAGACTGGACCAAAGGCAAATCGATCAACACTTCGGAATTCCAGCTGATTGATCCTAGCGGTAACTCACCGGAAGGCATTATCGCCACCAAGCTGAAACAACTGCGCGGCAAAACCATGCCGAAGCTGCTTATGGCTGAATCCGATGCGGAATTCGACAAGATCTGGACTGACTATAACGCCAAAAAAGAGAAGGATGGTCAAGCGACCTTCGATGCTTACCGCCAGACCAAGTATGAAGAGAACAAAAAGAAACTCGGAATGTAA
- a CDS encoding response regulator transcription factor gives MTNLLIVDDEKMIRQGLKAMIEREYPSVYSITMAGNGAEALELYKQERKDVIITDIRMPIMDGITLLERLSAEAGEGEPPAVIILSGHDDFEYAKSAIRYRVKDYLLKPIRREELFEILERIGKEGMDRESSSHRQKQEAEGYRRELRVARLRGLLMQREVEASAAQLEELSALQIPFTVGVVNYYHRDGVRMKHGEVQGVLERLIGPLEQKFTEILTDWDGKLVLVGNGESFLELAGKAEAKDLKRLLIGISSESRSPEQFRACYMEAYRALQYTFLSPQASFVDYKDIRTGRLSFPSPEEELRKLLNMLGTEREKEIKTLLGVIFQTDHLLHLDLDYLENVGRSINERVLDEVFRVHGEASVEVLKLYRAVGNLYNFRNFHDYYRALEHLLLSVNDYIIGIRSAHTEHADMEEALAYIEANYARPLNMAMVSNYVSLNYSYFSEAFKAYTGESFVLYLKKVRIRHAKEMLADNSVKLAGVSEAVGFENSKQFARVFKELEGISPGEYRAKQLMERYSGQAEDKES, from the coding sequence ATGACCAATCTGCTGATTGTGGATGATGAAAAAATGATCCGTCAAGGCCTGAAGGCGATGATCGAACGGGAATATCCGTCTGTCTACAGCATCACGATGGCAGGCAACGGCGCGGAAGCGCTGGAGCTGTACAAGCAGGAGCGGAAGGATGTCATTATTACGGATATCCGGATGCCGATTATGGATGGGATTACGCTGCTGGAACGGTTGTCGGCGGAAGCAGGCGAAGGGGAACCTCCGGCTGTCATTATCTTAAGCGGCCATGATGATTTCGAATATGCCAAAAGCGCGATCCGCTACCGCGTGAAGGATTATCTGCTGAAGCCGATCCGCCGTGAAGAGCTGTTTGAGATTCTCGAACGGATCGGCAAGGAGGGAATGGACCGGGAGTCGAGCAGCCACAGGCAGAAGCAGGAGGCGGAAGGCTACCGCCGTGAGCTGCGGGTTGCCCGTCTGCGGGGGCTTTTGATGCAGCGGGAGGTAGAGGCATCGGCAGCACAGCTGGAGGAGCTGTCGGCGCTGCAGATTCCTTTTACAGTAGGAGTAGTGAATTATTATCACCGGGACGGCGTGCGGATGAAGCACGGAGAGGTCCAGGGAGTACTGGAGCGGCTGATCGGGCCGCTGGAACAGAAATTTACGGAGATCCTGACCGATTGGGACGGGAAGCTTGTACTGGTCGGGAACGGGGAGAGCTTCCTGGAGCTGGCCGGTAAGGCTGAGGCCAAAGACCTTAAGAGGCTGCTCATCGGCATCAGCAGTGAGAGCCGGAGTCCAGAGCAGTTCCGTGCCTGTTATATGGAGGCCTACCGGGCGCTGCAGTATACTTTTCTGTCCCCGCAGGCCAGCTTTGTCGACTATAAGGATATCCGCACCGGGCGCCTGAGCTTCCCTTCACCGGAAGAGGAGCTGCGCAAGCTGCTTAATATGCTGGGAACCGAGCGTGAGAAGGAGATCAAGACACTGCTTGGTGTTATTTTTCAGACGGATCATTTGCTGCACTTAGATTTGGATTACCTGGAGAATGTAGGGCGGAGTATTAATGAACGGGTGCTGGATGAAGTATTCCGTGTGCATGGAGAGGCCTCGGTGGAAGTGCTGAAGCTGTACCGCGCGGTCGGCAACCTGTATAATTTCCGCAATTTCCACGACTATTACCGGGCACTGGAGCATTTGCTCCTTAGTGTGAACGATTATATTATAGGAATAAGATCTGCTCATACCGAGCATGCCGATATGGAAGAAGCGCTGGCGTATATTGAAGCGAATTATGCCCGTCCGCTGAATATGGCGATGGTCAGCAATTATGTGTCGCTTAATTATTCTTATTTCAGTGAAGCCTTCAAGGCTTATACCGGGGAGAGCTTTGTACTGTATCTCAAAAAAGTCCGTATCCGCCACGCCAAGGAAATGCTGGCCGATAACTCCGTCAAGCTGGCCGGGGTCTCTGAGGCGGTAGGTTTTGAGAACAGCAAGCAATTCGCGCGTGTCTTTAAGGAGCTGGAGGGCATTTCTCCCGGTGAGTACCGGGCGAAGCAGCTAATGGAACGTTATTCGGGCCAGGCGGAGGATAAGGAATCTTAA
- a CDS encoding histidine phosphatase family protein: MTTTTVYITRHGQTEWNVQKRMQGHQDSELTPLGVQQAEWLGRGMHHVELDAVYASSSPRALRTAEIIRGERDLPLTACDEFKEIGMGVWEGRDSAELQLQYPEQHQFFWGDPEQFSVEGSETFAAVQERALGKLREIVDLHAGGTVLIVTHTVVIKVLMAHFEGRAMNKLWDLPYIYPTCLCRIDITDGVPEIVLHGDTSHYETAESGMES; this comes from the coding sequence ATGACTACAACAACAGTGTACATCACCCGGCACGGGCAGACTGAATGGAATGTGCAGAAGCGGATGCAGGGTCATCAGGATTCGGAGCTTACGCCGCTGGGTGTCCAGCAGGCAGAGTGGCTGGGCCGGGGCATGCATCATGTGGAGCTGGATGCGGTGTACGCAAGCTCAAGTCCCCGGGCGCTGCGGACGGCAGAGATTATCCGTGGGGAGCGGGACTTGCCGCTTACAGCCTGTGATGAATTCAAGGAGATCGGCATGGGGGTCTGGGAAGGCCGTGATTCCGCGGAGCTTCAGCTGCAGTATCCGGAGCAGCATCAGTTCTTCTGGGGCGACCCGGAGCAGTTCAGTGTAGAGGGCAGCGAGACCTTTGCAGCCGTGCAGGAGCGTGCGCTGGGCAAGCTGCGTGAGATCGTAGACCTCCACGCAGGCGGCACGGTGCTCATTGTGACGCATACCGTTGTGATTAAGGTGCTTATGGCTCATTTCGAGGGCAGAGCCATGAACAAGCTATGGGATCTGCCTTACATCTATCCTACCTGTCTGTGCAGAATTGATATCACGGACGGTGTGCCCGAGATAGTGCTCCACGGCGACACCAGCCATTACGAGACCGCTGAGAGCGGGATGGAATCCTGA
- a CDS encoding MFS transporter: MQKRSYYGLLSTISLSAFGDAFGLLAMEWLVYEMTGSKLAMGALALSSMIPEQALRLLGSPLSDRLPRVRFMACLASLRLLALLLPLGMGLAGHLQLWHLFAAASLSGACSALFMPTAMAVIPGIADTSKLMRAFAIIDGCKGAAALLGPALAGVLTAASGALPALGINAVCYTAAIATLLLLPRMGKPAAAPAGSFSASVYLREVAEGFSFYRQFPAMLTIMMMAAVSNLSSIAVWTLMVPYVREVLHRDAAAVGSLSTASALGYLTGLGVISLMGEIRKRRIVMLGSLGLSGIVTMVWGFIPSYSFALFAVFAAGLLGPFFGSLSSSLHGRLVPGHLQGRVNSVRFLIGGSLSPLGALAGGAVAELYGVPALLLAAGILPALYAGVALRLPGLKALDGDLSVLELSTRQKSEVA; the protein is encoded by the coding sequence ATGCAAAAGCGCAGCTATTACGGGTTGCTATCCACGATTTCTTTGAGCGCCTTCGGCGATGCCTTTGGATTGCTTGCGATGGAATGGCTTGTCTATGAGATGACAGGCTCCAAGCTGGCTATGGGTGCACTTGCCCTCAGCTCCATGATTCCCGAGCAGGCACTCCGCCTGCTCGGCTCGCCATTGTCCGACAGGCTGCCCCGCGTCCGGTTCATGGCCTGCCTCGCATCGCTGCGTCTGCTGGCCCTCCTGCTGCCGCTGGGCATGGGGCTCGCCGGCCACCTGCAGCTGTGGCATTTGTTCGCTGCCGCCAGTCTCAGCGGAGCCTGCTCCGCGCTGTTCATGCCAACCGCAATGGCTGTGATTCCCGGCATCGCAGACACCAGCAAGCTGATGCGCGCCTTCGCCATCATCGACGGCTGCAAGGGTGCCGCCGCACTCCTCGGCCCGGCACTTGCCGGCGTGTTGACCGCGGCCAGCGGGGCCTTGCCGGCGCTCGGCATCAATGCCGTTTGTTATACGGCAGCTATAGCCACTCTGCTGTTGCTGCCCCGGATGGGTAAGCCCGCAGCCGCTCCTGCCGGCAGCTTCTCGGCATCCGTCTATCTGCGGGAGGTGGCCGAGGGCTTCTCGTTCTACCGGCAGTTCCCCGCCATGCTGACGATCATGATGATGGCCGCCGTCAGCAATCTGAGCTCCATTGCCGTGTGGACCCTCATGGTCCCTTATGTCCGCGAGGTGCTGCACCGTGATGCGGCGGCGGTGGGCTCGCTGTCCACGGCTTCTGCACTTGGATACTTAACGGGGCTGGGCGTGATCTCCCTGATGGGCGAAATCAGGAAGCGGCGCATCGTGATGCTCGGCAGTCTAGGCTTGTCGGGTATCGTCACTATGGTGTGGGGCTTCATCCCCAGCTATTCTTTTGCCCTGTTTGCGGTATTCGCCGCCGGACTGCTGGGACCTTTCTTCGGTTCCTTAAGCTCCTCCCTGCATGGGCGGCTGGTTCCCGGCCATCTGCAGGGACGGGTGAACTCGGTCCGGTTCCTGATCGGAGGGAGCCTGTCACCGCTCGGCGCCCTGGCAGGCGGGGCGGTTGCCGAGCTCTATGGGGTGCCTGCTCTTTTGCTGGCCGCAGGAATTCTTCCTGCTCTATATGCAGGAGTGGCGCTGCGCTTGCCGGGACTGAAGGCGCTGGACGGGGACTTATCCGTGCTTGAACTAAGCACCCGGCAGAAAAGTGAAGTTGCCTAG
- a CDS encoding cache domain-containing sensor histidine kinase, giving the protein MRERTGALWNSFRYWLGRRSLQSRLVVAYIFIILGPSLLVSFYSYKAINNTYMRDSIEKNSYLLQMEKLHVLNQIEAMERAAQMAYSDKTVQNYLINESDPTLGELIDFNTTSFVNLSQIQFNNPNIEHLYLYSSSNNMYELWPVIFRESRVSMEPWFQKALRVEGRNMWAFQNSDIDLMLRFSEEVEQGQPKVSLLREISIPAGHHIGMIQVDMLLSKFTPKTYTSVQDNESQMILADDELNLFARTDNSFLQNNSGLNAAIKDRLAAFRKTGEWQMDYKENGNSFMLIQAPLEQINASLVTVVSMKGVMMDISRTRNLIIGVNIGFIFLVTAIAYVLNAFILKNLRRLTETMKRVRRGEPYGSIRVSGGGEVGELAHHFSKLMNTINTLVAQAVHKQALSKEAELRTLHNQIDAHFLYNTLENIKMLAEIENQRTISDALTRLGGMMRYNFKWTGEYVKLKDEIRHIQNYIEVMNIRFEHTIGLELNIDSAYLEVEVLKMSLQPIVENSVKHAWNADGVELTDRVVRIDITEAEGDIFIALRDNGLGLTPQQLAQLHEAIYAKEEPGADPSGTSSGGYKSGGVGLRNVHQRLQLFYGEEYGLEVQSEAGKWTTVFMSLPKVLLTGDN; this is encoded by the coding sequence ATGCGCGAACGAACAGGAGCATTATGGAATTCCTTCCGCTATTGGCTCGGACGGAGATCACTGCAAAGCCGGCTGGTTGTGGCTTATATCTTCATTATTCTGGGACCCAGTCTGCTGGTGTCCTTCTATTCGTACAAGGCGATTAACAATACCTATATGCGTGATTCCATAGAGAAGAACAGCTATCTGCTGCAAATGGAGAAGCTGCATGTGCTCAATCAGATTGAGGCGATGGAACGGGCGGCCCAAATGGCCTATTCGGATAAAACAGTGCAGAATTATCTTATCAACGAGAGCGATCCGACGCTTGGGGAGCTGATTGATTTCAATACGACCAGCTTTGTGAATCTCAGCCAGATCCAGTTTAACAATCCGAACATTGAGCACCTGTATCTGTATTCCAGCAGCAATAATATGTATGAACTGTGGCCGGTTATTTTCCGCGAGTCGCGGGTCTCCATGGAACCCTGGTTTCAAAAGGCATTGCGGGTGGAGGGGCGGAATATGTGGGCCTTCCAGAACTCTGACATCGATTTGATGCTGCGGTTCTCGGAGGAAGTGGAGCAGGGCCAGCCCAAGGTATCGCTGCTGCGCGAGATCAGTATTCCTGCCGGACATCACATCGGGATGATTCAGGTGGATATGCTGCTGAGTAAATTTACACCGAAGACGTATACCTCCGTGCAGGATAATGAATCCCAGATGATTCTTGCGGATGATGAGCTGAACCTGTTTGCCCGGACAGACAACTCTTTTCTGCAAAACAACTCAGGGCTTAACGCGGCAATCAAAGACCGGCTGGCTGCGTTCCGGAAGACCGGTGAATGGCAGATGGATTATAAGGAGAACGGGAATTCCTTCATGCTGATTCAGGCTCCGCTGGAGCAGATTAATGCTTCTCTGGTCACTGTGGTCTCGATGAAAGGCGTGATGATGGATATCTCACGTACCCGTAATTTGATTATCGGGGTCAATATTGGCTTCATCTTCCTGGTCACCGCAATAGCATATGTACTGAATGCATTCATCCTGAAGAATCTCCGCCGTTTGACAGAAACGATGAAGAGAGTCCGCCGGGGAGAGCCATATGGCAGCATCCGCGTCAGCGGGGGCGGCGAAGTCGGAGAGCTTGCCCATCATTTCTCCAAGCTGATGAATACGATTAACACGCTGGTGGCGCAGGCTGTCCATAAGCAGGCGCTGTCGAAGGAAGCTGAACTGCGGACGCTGCATAATCAGATTGATGCCCATTTCCTCTACAATACGCTGGAAAATATCAAAATGCTGGCAGAGATTGAGAACCAGCGGACGATCTCGGATGCGCTTACCCGGCTTGGCGGCATGATGCGCTATAATTTCAAATGGACGGGTGAATACGTGAAGCTGAAAGACGAGATCCGCCATATCCAGAACTATATAGAGGTTATGAATATAAGATTCGAACATACCATTGGACTGGAGCTTAATATTGACAGCGCTTATCTGGAAGTGGAGGTGCTCAAAATGTCGCTGCAGCCGATTGTTGAAAACAGTGTGAAGCATGCCTGGAATGCGGACGGGGTAGAGCTCACGGACCGCGTTGTGCGGATTGATATTACGGAGGCCGAAGGGGATATCTTCATCGCGCTGCGCGATAATGGTCTCGGACTGACTCCGCAGCAGCTGGCCCAGCTGCATGAGGCGATATATGCCAAGGAGGAGCCGGGGGCTGACCCTTCGGGAACCAGCAGCGGCGGATATAAGTCGGGAGGCGTAGGACTGCGCAATGTGCATCAGCGTCTGCAGCTGTTCTACGGTGAGGAGTACGGGCTGGAAGTGCAGAGCGAGGCAGGGAAATGGACAACTGTGTTCATGTCACTGCCCAAAGTTCTATTGACGGGGGATAACTAG
- a CDS encoding ArsR/SmtB family transcription factor: MEYKVMVDFAPIYECIASLNAFIGKQNHNAMDAGISWIRDVQSRFAPVMLQKMKEVMKLTDNFSLSPYVWSCPEDRSVGGFLDWFDALAPGDLYEIAGRFGQTVPSNLAELRSSAAEVIRAWDTGYFSSIDPAIMEGLQQEAAARAALLNGSNDMEVYETATAGMRLYPSETLKQVIITPQYHARPLVTSTLFDEFMFTSYSCDILPPEEGRPAPALLRLTRALSDETRLFILRLLTGKQLNFTEIVKEVGLSKSTIHYHLIALRAAGLVIVHTASKNTSYSLRLEALNGLPGRIEEYLEG, from the coding sequence ATGGAATACAAGGTAATGGTCGATTTCGCGCCAATCTATGAGTGCATCGCCAGCTTGAATGCTTTTATCGGCAAGCAGAACCACAATGCTATGGACGCCGGGATCTCCTGGATTCGCGACGTACAGAGCCGCTTCGCCCCCGTAATGCTCCAGAAAATGAAAGAAGTAATGAAGCTCACCGATAATTTCAGTCTGTCTCCTTACGTATGGAGCTGCCCGGAAGACCGTTCAGTGGGGGGATTTCTGGACTGGTTTGATGCGTTAGCCCCGGGTGATCTCTATGAAATTGCCGGCCGCTTCGGGCAGACCGTCCCCTCCAACCTGGCCGAACTGCGAAGCTCTGCCGCTGAAGTCATCAGAGCCTGGGATACGGGGTATTTCAGCAGCATCGATCCGGCCATAATGGAAGGGCTTCAGCAGGAGGCTGCGGCAAGGGCGGCGCTGCTGAACGGCTCGAATGATATGGAGGTGTACGAGACGGCCACAGCAGGCATGCGGCTATACCCTTCAGAAACCCTGAAGCAGGTCATTATTACCCCGCAATATCATGCCCGGCCTCTTGTAACCTCCACACTCTTTGATGAATTTATGTTCACCAGCTACTCCTGTGATATCCTTCCTCCGGAAGAAGGGCGGCCCGCACCGGCTCTGCTGCGGCTTACCCGTGCACTGTCGGATGAGACACGGTTGTTCATACTCCGTCTGCTTACCGGCAAGCAGCTGAATTTCACTGAGATTGTGAAGGAGGTCGGCCTGTCCAAAAGCACGATCCACTACCATCTGATCGCACTGCGGGCGGCGGGTCTGGTCATCGTTCATACTGCCAGTAAAAACACGTCCTACAGCCTGCGCCTTGAGGCGCTGAACGGCCTGCCCGGACGAATCGAGGAATATCTGGAGGGGTGA
- a CDS encoding aminoglycoside N(3)-acetyltransferase has protein sequence MEEVQGTLITVDTLAADFRKLGVREGKTLLLHSSFKSLGQWVAGGPVAVILALEKVLGEAGTLVMPTQSSDLTDPSGWSNPPVPEAWWPGIREHMPAYDPDLTPLRGMGVIPDCFRKQQGVRRSSHPIDSFAAWGKHRDFILDGHSLEYAFGEQSPLARIYELGGSVLLLGVDNLNNTSLHLAEYRADYAGKQEVMAAAPMMVGGVRQWVEFSDYNWNSDDFTELGADFGRETGLIASGLVAASAAQLIPQREIVDYAVKWLERKRA, from the coding sequence ATGGAAGAAGTACAAGGAACACTGATTACTGTAGATACACTTGCCGCTGACTTCCGGAAGCTGGGCGTGCGTGAAGGGAAGACTTTGCTGCTGCATTCTTCCTTTAAATCACTGGGGCAATGGGTAGCAGGCGGTCCGGTTGCGGTTATCCTGGCGCTGGAGAAGGTGCTGGGCGAAGCAGGAACGCTCGTTATGCCGACGCAATCCTCGGATCTGACCGATCCGTCAGGCTGGAGCAACCCGCCGGTGCCGGAGGCCTGGTGGCCGGGCATCCGGGAGCATATGCCTGCTTATGATCCGGACTTGACCCCGCTTAGAGGGATGGGAGTGATTCCCGACTGCTTCCGCAAGCAGCAGGGCGTCCGGCGCAGCAGCCATCCGATTGATTCTTTTGCCGCATGGGGGAAGCACCGGGACTTCATTCTTGACGGGCATAGCCTGGAGTACGCCTTCGGTGAGCAGTCTCCGCTGGCCCGGATCTATGAGCTGGGAGGAAGCGTGCTGCTCCTTGGCGTAGACAATCTTAATAACACCTCACTGCATCTGGCGGAATACCGGGCAGACTATGCCGGGAAACAGGAAGTCATGGCTGCAGCCCCAATGATGGTGGGCGGTGTCAGACAATGGGTGGAGTTCAGTGATTATAACTGGAACTCGGATGATTTCACGGAGCTGGGCGCGGACTTTGGCCGGGAGACCGGGCTTATTGCCAGCGGCCTGGTGGCCGCATCGGCGGCACAGCTGATTCCGCAGCGGGAGATTGTGGATTATGCGGTCAAGTGGCTGGAACGCAAACGGGCGTAA